CCGATTACTATCGATTAAGGATTTCACAACCATGACAATTGGAAGTAAAGGTCAATTTatatcaaaaaaataaatatcaaattttagtattttaaattcattttctTTTGTGGTTTTAGATTATTTTTTTGTTGATGTTGACAGAATTGTGACATAGTTTTCAATTTTGACGTTTGGTTTTAATTTAAAAAAAGGGTTTTTTCAAAAATACTCAGTTTACAgaacttattttaaaaaaatatgttgtAATCCTATATGGAACATAAAATGCAATATTTACAATCTCATATACAACTTTAACCgtattttttaaaagaaatttgaagacatgaatatatttgataaaattgtctttaaaaaattatgtttgtttttttagaaaaataaagtATTCGAGGAATTATTAAGAGCCCAACGACTACTGCATATATCGTGCCCGTTTagaaaatcttaaaataagtgacttatgacttaaaatgattaagtataaaataagtgataagttgataaacTGCTCATACAGCTTCTTACAGCCGCGTGTATCCGAAATGGGCTGCTCAAGAAAAAAGTGTATAACAAAACATTCTGTCAGGACAAGGCCCAAAAGGGATCACTTAAAGCCCAATAAGGAGTTTCGGCCCACTACACACACAATTTACACTCTAATCAAGGGTTGGCTATTAGACTAGTGTTAGTTCTCTAGGGGCAACACATTTCAGATTGTCTTGGAGTACAAAGATTATCAGCTACCAATGGATGCATGCGCATCTCACAGCTGCTGTTGTTTCAAATAATCCTCTCTTTATGCAGAAAGTTATCGCGAATACAGTTAATGGAACTACTTCTGCTGGACTGAGAGCAAGAACCAGGGCACCACAATGTCGCTGGTTTAGGCCAGCTAGAGATCCTAGGGGAGCAGGAATCGGGACTCCTGAGACAATAAAGCTTGTGCGGTCTTGCCATAAAAGAGTGATATGCGATATTGAGAATCACTTGCGACAAAAATAAATAGGATGTTTACCGGAGTTATAACTTGTCCACATTTTTAATCTGCAGAACTGCTCAGAAAACTAAATAACCTTTAATATCTGGCAGGAGTTTTCTAATATCAACTCCTAATTATTTAGTTTCAAATATCTGTACACTTTTGAGCTTAATAATGCTTGCTAATTACCGAAATGCACTATAATTATCAAATACATTCTGGAACTAGAATCAGAAACAAGAACAAAACTGAAAACGGGAAAGAGTTCAGTTCATATCTGCAATTCTGCAACTAACTAAAGCTGCCTTAGTATCTTTGATTACCATATCCACCCCCACCACCACTTCTGCCTCCAAAACTATTGCGAGGTTTATCATTGGCGAAGCTCACGTGTATGTTACGACCATTAAGCGGCTGCAAGCAAAAGTTGTAAATCAGAACAAAACAACTATCAGTATTAGATATCTCTTTACTAAAATTATTTAGCACTCACTTTTCCATCCATGGCTGTTATTGCGGTGGAGGCAGCCCCAGTATCGGAAAAGGTCACGAAACCAAAGCCCTTAGACCTCCCACTGTCCCTGTCCGTGACAACTATGGCTGTATCAAAAGTTAAAGTAAATTTTAGATCTACAACGTATACAACAAACTACCAAGTTTAATATATAGAGATGAGCCAAGATTATTATGCAAAACGTATCAGGATTAAAACCCCAGGCACTCGAGCCTAATGGTTAGGCATAGCCGCGTAGAACCAGTTCACATCAAACAAAAAAACAACAGGAGCCCTTGTGTTCCATTGTTAGAATAAATATCTAAAAGACAGCTTTTTGAAAGATATTAAATTTATCAAACATTTTCCAATCACTAGAATAGTATGTAGGGCTCTGCTAAATGTAAAACTTTAAATGCCGGGATTTCTAGCTCCCACTATAGTCTTAACTGAAATCGgaagctgacaatcaagaatgTATCAACAGCCTGTAAATGTATAAATCTAAATCTAGAACAGAGGGGGTTTTCTATAGCACATTAAGACCTTCTCCTCTCAGACAGAAGTAATAAGAGGAAGCATTTTCTATGTTGTAAAACAGCAGATAGGGGCAAAATTAAAGTGAAACAAAAAACAACATAATTTCTAAAGGGGCATGAGTCATATATTCTGCAGAGCGCCGTTCTTGGATCAGAGAACATGAATGATCGCAAATATACAATCCAGTTACTACACCAAGCAAAACAGCTGGATAGGCCTATCATTAGTAGACGTAATAGCAGGCAAAAACGCTAAGTGCCAAGAAATATATTAAGACTCACCGTCATCAACATCCCCAAAACTGGAAAATGCTTCCCTCAAGGACTCCTCATTGACACGATAAGAAGACCTGAGTGTAGAATAGGAATGCAAACAAACATAATCAACAAAATTAATGAATAAATGATGCCGATTTATAGTATCCTAGTGACTTAACATTCGCATACCTCCAATGAAGAGCTTTGAGGACGACATGGCACGAATAGCATTCAGCATGGACGGCACAGAAGAAATGTGTCCACCAGACTGCCTCATGATACTTCGGACTTTATTGTAAAATGCCATTCTACTATTCTAGTGTTGTACTGTCAATATTGACAACAGAGGAATCATAACCATGGAAAAGGCGAACAACCATAATTTAAAAAAAAGTAATATCCTCCAGGAAAACAACAACATGCCCTGACTGTTCTAAATTTCCAACTATTTCTTTAAAACATCAATCTCGCAGCCTCAAAAAACAATTATCAAACAGTGTCCTCTATGAAACGCAGCAACAGAAAATGAATAATCAACTGTCATGGCTCCCTTTCACATCATCCGCCACACAATTTTCTAAACGTTCCTATGACCTCTAACAGTCTAAAACCCGAAATTTCTCAATTCTACTAAGATCGTGCAAGCTCAATTTTCACCTAAATGCAGGGCATCTCACTGTCTATTATTCAACTACTTTCGAGTTTTCGACACACAAAACATCACAGTCTTGATCAATTTCTCAGTCTTAACATACAATTAAACTTGGCCGagaaaaaatattaatttagcaAGTTTATTACTTCCATTATGTTGACGCcggaaaaaaaattattttacgAGGTTATTATTTTATCGATTATTATTTCATATCGGTTAGACCGTAAAACTAAACCCGAAAAATAATTTAGCAATTCTATATAACAGAAACACTGCCACGCCAATACAAAAAGACAATGCAGTACATATAAACATGTAATAACATGAACCTACATGAAATTTAATTAGTTTTAATCAGAATTTCAAGAACTTTTATATTTCATAGCACAATCAACACATACATAAACATATGATACACATATCAATTAGACAATTATAGTAAGATGGTTCACAAAATAAAAAAGATTATTGATGATACCCGGAAATTAAAGGGAGACAAAAGGGTTTAAGGAGAGTTTGAAGCAGAGCAGTAGGGTTTTAGATTATCTGTATACTTGCGGCTTTAGTAGGTGTAGTATCTGTTATTATCGGAAATATTTGACCGATTCGCTAAATCACCCATATAATCATTTAATCAGTTAAAAATTATTCGAAAAAGAAAAAATCGATATTTCAAGttagaatttttaaaatagtAATTAGATTGTTTTTTTTTGAAGTAAGGTGTAGTTTAGATATTTATTAGTGTTATATAATTTAAAGAATGTTCAACCTACATTACTTTTCAGGTTCAACTGTCCAAAATACTGATTGGCACTATATTCCCCCAAAATATCCACGAAATACATATTTAAGTGGTGCATATTCAACTTTTTAAAATTCCTTAAAAAACACGCATGTGCCACATACGTGCTCCCTTTTTGATTGAAACATCCCGTCAAATTACATTTTGGACATTCGCTCCCAAATGATAggtattttggtttttcaccTTATATAATTTACACCTAAAAAAAGTTGGGtacttaaaatttaaaaatatttttattccATCAAAAGTAAACATAAATGACAATTGAATGGAAAATATAGTTTAATAATAATTTGAATTTTAACTATAATTTTTGATTCTTAGTTTTAGGAACTCAAAATCGAGATTGAAGCGAAAGTAAAAGCTAAAATTTGAGAAATTAAAAGATGAGAATTGAGGAATTAGTCGGAGCAGGCCTATTGGGCCTCCAAACTTTCGTTTATGACTTTCAACAATCACAGCCAACGAAAAAAAGGCAGCCCGGTCCATTCCCTAAAATTTCGAAGAAAGTCGCATTATTTTACGAACCCAAAGATGTTACAATTATTTTTTAGTCAACTGTTCGGGTCAACTTACATACCTCATCTAATTCTTCTGAATGAATAGAACTTTGTAATTTCTTTTTACTCAAGTGTTCGAATGAATTTACATATCAAATCTAATTCTGCATAGTACTATCATAACGTTTCGATCTTATTTATCGGCTTAAATTTGATCACCAACTTATAATTAACATTCTGAATAGGACTATTTTAATATCCCGCTCTTAATTATCGGCTTAAGTTCGGCTCCAACCTATAATCAATATCAAATAATAAATCGGTAAAATCTCAATCTCAATTTGCATAATTAA
This genomic interval from Apium graveolens cultivar Ventura chromosome 8, ASM990537v1, whole genome shotgun sequence contains the following:
- the LOC141680903 gene encoding glycine-rich RNA-binding protein 2, mitochondrial-like, with the translated sequence MSPKYHEAVWWTHFFCAVHAECYSCHVVLKALHWRSSYRVNEESLREAFSSFGDVDDAIVVTDRDSGRSKGFGFVTFSDTGAASTAITAMDGKPLNGRNIHVSFANDKPRNSFGGRSGGGGGYGNQRY